DNA sequence from the Sulfurimonas sp. HSL3-1 genome:
ACGATGCCGTCCATGCCGTCCAAAGGAGACTCGGTGCCTGATTTTGCCGATGCAATGGCCTTCCGCCACGCCTGTAAACGTTTTTCGGAACAGAAGATCCCCGAAGCGACCTTTGAACAGGTCCTCGAATTCGGTCGGATGTCCCCCTCGTCGTTCGGGATGGAGCCGTGGCGCTTTCTCGTGGTGGCGGACACGGCCCTACGCGAGGCCCTGCGCCCGCTCTGCTGGAACCAGCCCCAGATCACCGAATCCAGCCACCTGCTCATTATCACGGCGGACAACGAGTGCATCAAACCGGGCACGGCGTACGTCCGCGCGATGTTTGCGCGGCGGGGACTGCCCGAGGAGGCGTTCGAGCGCTACCTCGGCGTCTACGCCGACCATATGGGGCCGCAGTTCCACAGCCGCGAAGCGATCGAAGCGTGGACGCACAAGCAGTGCTACCTGGCCGCGGCGAACATGATGACGGGGGCGGCATCGCTGCAGATCGACAGCTGTCCCATCGAAGGGTTTGAAAAGGCGAAGGTCGAAGCGCTGCTTGCCCTGGAGCCCGCCCGCTCCGTCGCCCTGATCGTCGCCTTCGGCTACCGCCTGAACCCGCAGCCCGAGCATTATCGTCTCGATCTCGACGCTGTCGTCGAGCGGCGGTAACCCCGCGTACCCCCCGATCCGTTTTTAGCCGAATCGGCTATAATATGCTAAAAACGGAATCCCCATGCAGAACCTATTCGACGAAGTAGACTCCCTGGACAGACGCTGTTACGACGCCTATGGACTCAGCGAAGAGCTGTTGATGGAGCATGCCGCCGAAGCAATGGCGGGTGCAGTCAGGGAGCGCTTCGGCGCGGGCAGCCGCGTCGTGATTGTCTGCGGCCCGGGCAACAACGGCGCCGACGGATTGGCGCTGGCCCGCCTGCTGCATGGGGGCTACCACGTCGAAGTCGTGCTGCCGCTGGAGGTAAAATCGCCGATGGCCCGCCTGCAGCACGAGCGATTGCAGAAACTGGGGGTCCCCGTCGTCGACGCGATTACCCCCTGCGATGTGCTCGTTGACGCCATCTTCGGCAGCGGGCTGGGACGGCCGCTGGGCAGCGGGATCATCGGGCTGATCAAGCTGATGAACGCCCTGGGGGCGTTCAAGCTCGCCTGCGATATACCGACGGGACTGCGCAGCGGAGGGAGTTGCGATACGGCGGTCTTCCGTGCCGACCTGACGGTGACGATGGGCGCGCTTAAGCGCGGCATGTTCAGCGACGCGGCCAAAAACGCGGTGGGCGAGATCACGGTGGCCGAGCTCGGCGTGTCGCGCAGCCTTTATGAAAAAGAGACGCCCTGGATACTGCTGGAGCGCGGCGACCTGCGCCTGCCGCTGCGCGAAAACGCCGATGTGCACAAAGGGAGTTTCGGACATCTCGGCGTCGTCTGCGGCGAAAAGAGCGGGGCGGCCATTATTGCCGGCAAGGCGGCCCTGCGCTTCGGCGCGGGGCTGGTGACCCTGCTCTCGAACGAAGAGGTCGCCATCCCCTATGAACTGATGCAGTCGCATCTGCGCCCCGCTACGGTCAACGCCGTCGCCATCGGGATGGGGCTGGGGCAGGAGTTTGCCGAACAGGAACTGCGGGAGCGGATCGACAATGACATCCCCCTGGTCTGCGACGCGGATATCTTCGCGCACCCGATGCTGGGGGAACTCCTGAAGCGCAAGCGCATCGTCCTTACTCCGCACCCCAAAGAGTTTACG
Encoded proteins:
- a CDS encoding NAD(P)H-dependent oxidoreductase; this encodes MPDFADAMAFRHACKRFSEQKIPEATFEQVLEFGRMSPSSFGMEPWRFLVVADTALREALRPLCWNQPQITESSHLLIITADNECIKPGTAYVRAMFARRGLPEEAFERYLGVYADHMGPQFHSREAIEAWTHKQCYLAAANMMTGAASLQIDSCPIEGFEKAKVEALLALEPARSVALIVAFGYRLNPQPEHYRLDLDAVVERR
- a CDS encoding NAD(P)H-hydrate dehydratase, translated to MQNLFDEVDSLDRRCYDAYGLSEELLMEHAAEAMAGAVRERFGAGSRVVIVCGPGNNGADGLALARLLHGGYHVEVVLPLEVKSPMARLQHERLQKLGVPVVDAITPCDVLVDAIFGSGLGRPLGSGIIGLIKLMNALGAFKLACDIPTGLRSGGSCDTAVFRADLTVTMGALKRGMFSDAAKNAVGEITVAELGVSRSLYEKETPWILLERGDLRLPLRENADVHKGSFGHLGVVCGEKSGAAIIAGKAALRFGAGLVTLLSNEEVAIPYELMQSHLRPATVNAVAIGMGLGQEFAEQELRERIDNDIPLVCDADIFAHPMLGELLKRKRIVLTPHPKEFTTLLSRTGIATTDVRGLQQDRFKFVEAFCRAYPDAVLLLKGANVIIGQGDQFYVNPHGTNALAKGGSGDVLSGFIGALLAQGYTPLDAAIHASLAHTEAARRFEGQRYALTPDDLIEGVCCL